The genomic DNA TGTAACACATGGTAATCAGCAACAAGATCCGCGACATTCTCCACACTgacaaagtcttcttctttagtttcttctgaaagagtaaactcgtgaagggatgacttcaatttctcgtcttgttgaaaagattaaaattccaaagcaagattgcatacatcattaaacgagatatatggacttgatttaacctttcgataaataggcaaattcaatccacgaataaatcttccaatttttattgtttccgtctcctccaagtcacaaatTAGACGCAATCTATAAAACTCAGAAGTATACTCAGAAACACTCATAATACCTTGAGAGAGGGATGTTatcttcattatacattcgaatttataatgcaaaggaatatattttgcacgaagtttcttcttcagagatgtccaagtcataatcttttcttttccagatctaactctttttgtgtttagattatcaaaccacaagcatgctttctttgtaagtttaagcgctgcaatcttgaatattctcatctcagtccaacctgtataagcagaaatcttgtcgacttgtgtaacccattcaataaaatcatctatgctacccaaacctgtaaaataaccaagatctataccaggatcatagacttcatcactatctttcaccttaattaaaattttatcccATGCATCAATCCTCGATTCCGTTGAATTAACAAGCttttgagtacgtttatcaatctcatccaattttccaagtaattttctaagcaattcatccgtagccataagaaaaatctgaaaaaaaaaattggtGAACAGCGCCCGTGAACAGTGCAGATGAATAGTGCCCGTGAACAGTAACCCGTGAACAGTGCCAATGAACAGTAATTTTGTGAACAGTTACCCCCCGTGAACAGTACTCGTGAACAGTACTCAcgaacaatttttttttttttttttgaaacctagatttcccaacaattaagaaattggagaaaaaacctggctctgataccaaattgatgtggatctctccacaaagaaagaaaagaagaagaagaaaagggataagagaagaagaagatatttcaaaagaacacgatcaatccagaaacgtgaactttgaatctcaaattgcttagatcaatccagaaactaagtaattcgaatctaaccttcaaaacaatccagtaattgaagtttagagggaagaaaaactactcatagtttatctcaaaacaaaacttttatatcatccattgtctctcttaaaagattacatgagaagggtatttataggcttagacaataacccaaacccaataggattccgagagaaattcaatatcagcttgaattagccaatatctgaatccttcgaggaaacaaatttaaaaaccaaatccgaatagaaaaaaagacaaaaaccaaatccaaataggaaaataaaatcctaagtgcttaaaacaagaaaaaccctttcaagtgaaaggtaaaaacttgcaagcaaaattcaaattaattattatataataatcagctacttgtccaacttcatgcatcgctcctttattccttgttgtccaagtaagctgcataacccatgtttgcatctTCTCCAATTGAACACCACCACgagcacacataaccaaatccaaattaacatattcattccttgatcctcatcaacCAGCCTCAAAACTTAAGTTGCATATGAAAATAAAAAATTGCAATATAATTCAATATAATTTAAAGCATTAGCACATGGAACACGTTCAAATCGATATAAAGAGTACTCCAACAACATCACAATAACAAAATTCAATCTCCAAACTACATTGATATTGTTAAGTAGCAGGTTCAAATTCTAAGAAATATATGGAGGATAATTACTAATTGGGAGGATTGACTTCAATGTTAAAAGTTGGAACAACACTGTCTTGCTGTAATGTGAAGCACAAATTGTCATCCTCCTTTAAGTCAAGATCTTTGACAAATTTGCTCCATCCACGCGAAAATTTGGCAACTGTCCCGTTTAGCACTATTTTTATGTCCCAAACTCCTTGGCCAGTTCTGAACTTCACCATGTCTCCGCTTTTCCACATTTGATCTCGGAATCTTATAGTTCTAGGAATGTGCTGCACAATAGTTGAATATGTTAGCATAATTTGATAAGTCTGTTCCTGAACATAATACAACAAGGTATTCAAAATAGTTATATTATActcttatatattattatttaccGCTCCATGACATTTAGAGTTCAAGAGACTTCCAGCCAATAATTTAGAAAACTGGAGATTCATTCCAACTTGCGCATCATGTGGATTGTTGTTTTCCATCAACTGCATATTATGTATTCCAGCATTGTCCAGTGCAAGGTTATCATATCCTTCCACCTCCATCTCAGTTGACAGATCCATAATTTCAACATTTTGTTCTAAGTACGGATATAAGACAATGTTAATTTCAAGACCACTGCTTATGTAAAAGGACCCTGCAAAGTAAATAAGGAAACAAAACATATGGCTTACCAATTCTAGGAGGTGAATCTGTAACATTAtctttaaaaagaaaaaaattggcACTAGGCTTTCTCCTCCGATTACTTTCTGATGTGGAACGTGTAATTTCTGTTCCTTCACACATAAAAATCCTTCCACAAAACTCAACATTCCCACCGAAACTGAATAATATCATATCATTCTCCACCAGACCAAAATACTTAATCAGTTGTTTTAGCCCATAAAGTATTCTTAATTTAGCATCGTATCTCACATCCCACAGAATCTCATTGATTATAATATGTTCAACACCAAGGAGATGTTTTTCAGTCTCCTGGCCTAAAAACCTCGGGATTGTCTGTTACAATGTTAAAACATAAAATAATTATTGATAATTTACTAATAACATACAAGAATATGGGTAAAAAATAATAGGTTACTCACAATATATCCAAGCTTCAAAGGACCCTCgaaaaaaatcttataaaataATCTTCTTCCATTTCTATCCCCTGTTCGttaattatcaaatttaaatttattaCTAAATATATTTGAATCTTCCATATATTAAAAGACTGATCTTTCAAATAAAGTGTTACACCCTCATAGCAAAATCAAAAGAATTGTGAGATACCTTCTTTTTTCTCAGCTTCCACTTCTTTctcattaaaaataaaaagtagaACAATCTCTGGTAGCTCATGAGCCATATTCATAGCTATTACATCACCTGCACAGATATCCAACTCCTTCAGAACTCCAGACCATCCTTTCCCAAACCAACACTTTTCTCAAACCCAATGGATGAGTACATCCCATTTTCTGCAGCCATGCTTCAGACAGATCTTGGACATTCCTTTCCATCGCTTATACAAATTTTCCAAATGAGTAGGCAGTTCCTGTTCAATTGAGCACATTGAATATTAGATTTAAGATAAGTAAACCAAATGTTTATAGATATGAggtaaataataaatttatagaTAGAGAGAGTTGTTACCATATTATCCAAGTCCTCCATACTTGAGTATTGTCTGATCGCCATCAAGGATTGTTCACAATCAAGTCTTACAGCATTGTAGTGAATACAAGCAAGGTACTTCTCAGTAACATCATGATTACGATAATATATAAACTCATCCATAATCCAATTGTTATAGTTCTATTTGTTGAAGAAAAATATTGGTTCAACTGATGGATGTGTAATCGAAACAGCCATATGGTTGAAACACTGGATAGTAAAGTTGCCATACCCATAATAATAAAAAACAACAACATAATACATCTTTAAATCATAAAATCTCATAAATTTTTGAAGGCCGCAGATTTTTTTTCGATACTTATCATATTCCGCATTCCAAACAATTGTCTTGCACTTTAGGTGTAATTGGGAATGAAgtttactcttgaatttatcaaTAAAACTAGACGAAACCCTCTGCAATTTTCGATTGATAATGCAGTGTGGTACAATATAAATTGTGTTTCTTAATAACGTTCAAATACAATCAGATAAAaacttacaaatgtttcatcCTCATCTTTCTCCACATTTGCAGAAACAAAACTGCCTAACGGTTTTCGTCCTCTACCTACATTTAACATTTATCAATCATGTATACCTAAGTTTTTAAATAAGCATCcaacaagtaattaaaaatattatCTGACATATTTACCCATATCCCAGTCAACATTCCATGAGTCGTGCTTTCTTTTAAGTTCCTGAACATTGAAACTTAAAACTCAATCCAAAACAGTTCAtgaagaaattttcaaaaattcgtGAATAATCTACTTTTGGAAATCTTATCAATCTGCTATACGGAAGTATAGGCATCCAGCGGTGAACTAATTATATCAATTTGAATTCAAATCATTGTCTATATGACTCCGAACTAAAACATGCAATCAACATCAATACGAACCCCCGACGATACTCTATCTCGCACGCGAACTAGTGACGAACACAATACAAACTAAAATCGGCTAAGTAAAGTTCAGTATTTGTTACTCTTATACATACAAATGGAGAATTACATATACAAATCTCATTAAACAAACTATTAGCCATGAACTTTACAACCAATtgataaacaaataaaacatGGATAGATGGGGATACTAACCTCCATAAATTGTTCATAATCTTCTGATTGAGAGAGTTGGTTTCCATGATTTGAAGTAGTAGCCATCGATTCTCCCTCGACAGAGCTCTCTGTTCTATGTTTTGTTTGCAGTTAACGGTATTTCACCTAAATCCAACACTTTATGAACGATATGTTGGGTATGAATGACCTAatctttaaaattttaaattcttttaaattaaatattacaaTATACATACTATTGGAATTGTGTAAAGATTATTAAGTTAAATTTTACGTTTTATCATTAAAATCATATCAgaacaaaatatattttaattttaatccttatatgcttataaattaataattatcacattttataaatttataattatcaCGTTCTATGTTTTGTTTGCCGTTAACAGTATTGTGCCTAAATTCAACACTTTGTTAAAGATATGTTGGGTATGAATTACCTAATCTTAAAATATAAATCTAAAttcttttaaataaaatattacaatATACATGCTATTGAAACTTTGTAAACATTATTAAATTAAATCTTACGTTTAatcattaaaataatataagaacaaattatattttaatttgaatctTTATATGagtataaattaataattatcacattttataaattaatcaacacaaattaaaaaatacatgttgaaattattttattttattattaattaaataaattattcttaaatcatttccTTATTAAAATTGTAATATACCTTAAAATTAATCTAAATCATATGAAAAAACGTGAAACATGCGCTGATTTTATTAcaaacaaaaattaaaattagttaatcattttttaaaacaaaaaatatgACAACACGACATATATGTTTCTAACACACGTGAAAGAGTATATCCGCGTACATTTTTTTCATTAACTGAAAAGTTACGTAAATATTTTTCtctatattatttaataaaaaaattaaatatatttaaaacGCGTAGCGCGGGAAAAAATCTCTAGTTTGTAAAAAAGTGAAAGAAAAAAGCTATAAAATGGAAGAGTATATGTTTGATTTTTGTGTATACGTATATTTGTGTTAACCACACTCATTAGCCGTCGAATACATCCTACAAATTTCCGACCTCCATTAATCTCTGTCCATATTATTCTATCTGCAACCCATTCGTCCCAATTACAAAATTTAGCCATTAAAGATGATTTTTAGGTGAAAAAAACTAGAGATATTCAATTTTGTAAGACTGAGTTCTGAACCGGAAAATAACTCAGTTATATATACAATATACACACAATATAACTGTTAAGAATGTGTAATTACCCATTGTCCTTGTAACCGTTAAGTTATCCTATGTATATGTGGAGTCCCAAAACTGTAATAGCATCTCCAATCATGTAGAACCCTTAGCTAAGAATCATTAATACACGGTATTAATTAAAAGTATAGAGATTATGTAAAAAAAATCCATTTCCAATGGAACATTTCTCTTGTCTATAAATATAGCCAATCTCTTGATGTTGGCTATATTTGTTGAACCACTACAAATCTGTAAGAAAtctgtaaaaaaaattctaatcatttattaccatattgaagtaatatattatatttatgacaacataaaattttaataacatactatttttaaaatatagctaACCAATATAGCCAATACCATCGAAGTAAAATGTCTTACAGATTCAACAACATTTACATATTATCTTACAGGTTCCGGTTTAGCCAACTAATTATAACAAATACCATTAGAGATACTCtaaaaaaattatgcaattaGCCCTGCATTTATCTAATTCTTTTATTTCGGCCATCAAAGTGCAAATGTAAAATAATTCGTTGAACAAAAGTGCAATTTTGtgattaaaatatataaaaaaaaaaattaaagacaATCGCCTTATTTGTGTAAGTACACAAAAAGGTCAGAGATTTACCAGCCAAACTAAAAGTCACCTGCAAAAACACATCCATCTTGTTCAAACTTCTCAGCTACTAATTTTAGTTAAAGCCCCCAAGACGGCGCCACACACACTCTTTCTCATCGATCCAATTGCTTTTAGAGAGAGAATCTAAATCCGATTTTCTCTCTCCTCCTCTCTCTAGCTAGCTCACCATTGACCCAGAGATCTAGTACTCTCTCAGtacttttttcttttatttttttatcaatcAGCTTCATACATTACTCATTGCAACAAACACGATGATGGGTCATGTTTATTTCACAAAATAATCCGACCCATCATCGAAAGATTCAATTTTGATCACATCTGtaagtttttcttgatttttttgaaTACATAGATACAAAGATTGTAAGTATTGTTCAAGAAAATGGATAATAATTATTCAAGAATCTCTAGTTCTTTTGTTGAGGCACAATTACATGATGTTGATGTTGATTCTAGAGCTAGAGAGTCTAAAGATGTGGTTTTTACCAAATTGATGTCTTCTGATCAAGAATTAGGTCATTTAAAGTCAAAGTCTTTGAATGTAGATGATGATATTGATGATGATCTTGATTTTGATAATATACCCTTTGTTGCTAGTGGTAATATAAGTTCCGGGTCGGGTTTATATAGTGCTGTTTTTAATCTTACAACTACTGTTGTTGGTGCTGGCATTATGGCTTTACCTGCTACTATGAAAGTTTTGGGCTTGTTTGTAGGTCttgtttttataattttgatGGGGGTTTTGTCGGAGATTAGTATTGAGTTTCTTGTTCGTTTTACGGTTCATTATAAAGCGACTTCTTATGGTGAGGTTGTTGAGTATGCATTGGGTAAGAGGGGTAGGATTTTGTCTGAGATTTTTATTATTCTTAACAATGCGGGTATGTTGATAGTTTATTTGATCATTATGGGTGATGTGATGTCGGGTTCACTTCATCATCTTGGGATTTTTGATCAATGGTTGGGGCATGGGGTGTGGGATCATAGGAAGATGCTGATTTTGGTTGTGATGGTGCTTTTTCTTGCACCACTTTGTTCTTTGGATAAGATAGATTCTTTAAGCTTGACTTCAGCTGCTTCTGTAGCTCTGGCAGTTGTATTTGTTCTTGTTGCTTTTGTTGTTGCTTTTATAAAGCTTGTTGAGGGAAAGATTGATGCTCCGAGGTTTACCCCTGACTTTGGCTCCACAAAGGCAATCTTGGATTTGCTTGTGGTAATACCGATTATGTCAAATGCATATGTATGCCACTTTAATGTGCAGCCTATTTATAATGAATTGGAAGGACGGTCACCTGAAAAGATGAACCGGGTGGGAAGGATAACAACCGCTCTTTGTGTTTTTGTTTATGCTTCGACTGCCATGGCAGGTTATTTACTCTTTGGGGAAGATACAGAGTCAGATGTGCTGACTAACTTTGATAAGGACCTAGGGATTCGTTTCAGCACTGCTTTAAATTATATAGTTCGTGTTGGTTACATTCTTCATTTGCTTCTTGTTTTTCCTGTGATTCATTTTTCCCTGCGTCAAACAGTGGATAATTTATTATTTAAGGGATCACCTCCACTAACTGAAAGTAGGAAGAGATGCCTGACCTTAACTGGGGTACTGTTGTCGGTCATTTATTTTGGTTCCACAATGATTCCAAGTATCTGGACGGCTTTTAAATTTACAGGGGCAACCACAGCTGTTTCATTGGGTTATACATTCCCAGCTCTTATTGCGTTGAGGTTAGGTAAGCAGGGTGCTGGCTTGAGCCTCAGTGAGAAGCTTTTGTCTTGGGTAATGCTGATATTGGCTATCCTGGTCAGCATTTTCGGAGTGTTTGGAAATGTATATAGCATCAAGAGCAAATCTGAATAATATCAACGAGCTTCAGATTGAGGGTTTCTCTTTTGGTAAATGTAATTTGATGATAAGGATTTCTAGACAATATGTTGCTTTCCAGCTTACTCGTACTATACACAGATACGTAATTGCAGGTAAGGTTAAGATTAGTGTTAGAACTGCAACATAAAACCATTTCTACAGGCTTATCCATTTTAGGCCTCATAGTTTATTCACTGTCGACATGTTATAGAACAAGCGTGGTACTCCTTTCTTCAGAGGTTGAATTTGAAGAAAACTTTATAGAGGCAAGAGCATCACATATGGAAGTTTGCAGGCAGGTTCACATATTAGTTGCTGATTAGTTTCTTTTCATCATTCTATTCAGCCCCATGCTTCTAGTATTTCCTTCTCTCCCCAATCACCACAATTTGGGAACCATGTAACAATATCATATAACAATTATACAACATTCATATCATGATCTTTTTATATTGTTTTTAACCCTGACATTTTTTTTTctcatttcttttctttgaaTATATGTTTCTTACACACAAATATTTATACATTTTAATATTTCAAATTTCTTAGATTGAGTTACACTTACTTTATAGTGTCTGTCTACATGAATACGTTAAGCTGGTTGTATATTTGATATAAGACCTTAATATTTGAAGTTTCTAACCATTTTATCAACTTGAATTCCATTTTATAGCAGAAATGAAGATTTTATGTTGTCTTCTTTGAACTAGTAAATTAGAAGTGAAGGATGACTTTTTTAGTGCATTTTAACTTGTAGAATGTAGATGGTGTCTATTGCCAGCTTTTCCATTTGCAAGTCTCTTATGAATTGCATGTTTGTAAAGCAACATATGCAATGCGCGCAACTTTTAGAGGAAGGTATTGCATTATTTGTCGGTTTAAGGTTAATTTCTTTTAAAACTGGGGCAGATTTCTTCCTGGATTAGTTTTCGCACCCATGGAATTGTCATTGATCATCCTGCTAATAGATTTCAAAATATCTGTATGTAGCATACTTGCTTCTGTTTTAATACAGGCTCGCTGAAATGTAATTATGCCATATAGGTTTCTCGTGCAATAAACTTGTTGATGCACTTTCCTCTAAAATTAAGATTTGTCTGTTCCGTTTATTCCAGTATCCTTCTTGAGTCTTTATAGTAGATGTGCATGTTCTGTTTATTACAGTATCCTTCACGAGTCTTTATAGTAGATGTGCAAGCAGTTTTCTTAGCCAGCAATCATATCTCACATTAATCTTTGCACTGCTCACAATTCCATTAACAACTTTATCCCCCCCCCCCACCCTCTATGAGAAATTCTAGTTTCCTGTTGTAATAGTATTGATTTACATAATAACAAATTCCCAGACATTTCAATTCATCATCAGTATAGATTTTTGGGACACCGTCTGACTTGCACAGGTTTTGCTTCATAACATTATTTCCTCCCCATGTGAGATGTCTTGAACTTGTGACTGTCTTTGGAGATACACATGGATATCAATAATAGGTCAAAGTGCAATGCACTTGAAAGTTAAGTGAATTGTACTTGATGAATATATGTTTTATGCCTTCTGTTTTATGAGATATATGATGGGGGTTCATTTCTGTTAATTTTTGTATCATCCAAGGTCT from Apium graveolens cultivar Ventura chromosome 5, ASM990537v1, whole genome shotgun sequence includes the following:
- the LOC141661930 gene encoding amino acid transporter AVT6E-like — encoded protein: MDNNYSRISSSFVEAQLHDVDVDSRARESKDVVFTKLMSSDQELGHLKSKSLNVDDDIDDDLDFDNIPFVASGNISSGSGLYSAVFNLTTTVVGAGIMALPATMKVLGLFVGLVFIILMGVLSEISIEFLVRFTVHYKATSYGEVVEYALGKRGRILSEIFIILNNAGMLIVYLIIMGDVMSGSLHHLGIFDQWLGHGVWDHRKMLILVVMVLFLAPLCSLDKIDSLSLTSAASVALAVVFVLVAFVVAFIKLVEGKIDAPRFTPDFGSTKAILDLLVVIPIMSNAYVCHFNVQPIYNELEGRSPEKMNRVGRITTALCVFVYASTAMAGYLLFGEDTESDVLTNFDKDLGIRFSTALNYIVRVGYILHLLLVFPVIHFSLRQTVDNLLFKGSPPLTESRKRCLTLTGVLLSVIYFGSTMIPSIWTAFKFTGATTAVSLGYTFPALIALRLGKQGAGLSLSEKLLSWVMLILAILVSIFGVFGNVYSIKSKSE